The Corvus cornix cornix isolate S_Up_H32 chromosome 26, ASM73873v5, whole genome shotgun sequence genome includes a region encoding these proteins:
- the PPIL1 gene encoding peptidyl-prolyl cis-trans isomerase-like 1 isoform X1, which produces MAAVPPDSWQPPTVSMETTMGPLVLELYWQHAPRTCKNFAELSRRGYYNGTKFHRIIKDFMVQGGDPTGTGRGGASIYGKQFEDELHPDLKFTGAGILAMANAGPDTNGSQFFLTLGPAQWLDGKHSIFGRVCQGMGVLGRLAMVETNSQDRPLDDVKVIKAYPSG; this is translated from the exons ATGGCCGCCGTGCCGCCCGACTCCTGGCAGCCGCCCACCGTTTCCATGGAGACCAC GATGGGCCCACTCGTGCTGGAACTGTACTGGCAACATGCTCCCCGTACCTGCAAGAACTTTGCTGAGCTGAGCCGCCGCGGGTACTACAACGGCACCAAGTTCCATCGCATCATCAAGGACTTCATGGTGCAGGGAGGCGATCCCACGGGTACCG GCCGTGGTGGTGCCTCCATCTATGGGAAACAGTTCGAGGACGAGCTGCACCCTGACCTGAAGTTCACTG gTGCCGGGATCCTGGCAATGGCCAATGCAGGGCCAGACACCAATGGAAGCCAATTTTTCCTGACCCTGGGCCCAGCACAGTGGCTGGATGGGAAGCACAGCATTTTCGGGAGGGTATGCCAAGGAATGGGGGTGCTGGGGCGCCTAGCCATGGTGGAGACCAACTCCCAGGACCGACCCCTCGACGATGTCAAGGTCATCAAGGCGTATCCCTCGGGGTAG
- the PSRC1 gene encoding LOW QUALITY PROTEIN: proline/serine-rich coiled-coil protein 1 (The sequence of the model RefSeq protein was modified relative to this genomic sequence to represent the inferred CDS: inserted 1 base in 1 codon) produces the protein MAEDRDVRFVTEESFDFGVLSPSDSQEEEEDEESPGGGCRHGGGNGRWSPLRGARLEEMVREATRLAAQLEGCHLPPPAPGDPLGPGATPPGTPRSPRRQTFVVKDSPVRALLPTVESRGPAPSPCPPAKPRGASAATSVPKVPPSRHSTAAPKGPSGGRGLPPSRVGPPRPCPPQGQGAGARGRSEPPXGGTAGQPRVRGGTVPCPPPTRQPHARATTTPVPSGCSPAPTALPKVSSRTPAVGGRTPTPRGAGVARASPPTAATGCKPGPPPARLRPPRKTAVSSTPR, from the exons ATGGCCGAGGACCGAG ATGTTCGATTTGTCACCGAGGAGAGCTTCGACTTCGGCGTGCTGTCCCCATCTGACAG ccaggaggaagaggaggatgaggagagcCCGGGCGGGGGGTGCCGGCACGGGGGCGGCAACGGGCGCTGGAGTCCCCTGCGCGGGGCCCGTCTGGAAGAGATGGTGCGGGAGGCCACAcgcctggcagcacagctggaggggTGCCACCTGCCCCCTCCCGCCCCCGGAGACCCCCTGGGACCCGGCGCCACGCCCCCCGGCaccccccgcagcccccgccgccaGACCTTCGTGGTGAAGGACAGCCCGGTGCGGGCGCTCCTGCCCACCGTGGAGTCGCGGGGacctgcccccagcccctgcccccccGCCAAGCCCCGGGGTGCCTCTGCTGCCACCAGTGTCCCCAAG GTACCCCCCAGCCGTCACTCCACAGCAGCGCCGAAGGGACCCTCTGGGGGCAGGGGGCTCCCTCCCAGCCGTGTGGGCCCCCCCCGGCCGTGCCCTCcccaggggcagggggctggtgCCCGGGGCAGGTCGGAGCCCC GGGGCGGTACAGCAG gGCAGCCTAGGGTGAGGGGGGGCACAGTCCCCTGCCCCCCGCCCACCCGCCAGCCCCACGCCAGAGCCACCACCACCCCTGTCCCCTCCGGCTGTTCCCCGGCGCCCACTGCCCTGCCCAAGGTGTCTTCCCGGACTCCAGCAGTGGGTGGGAGGACCCCCACCCCCAGAG GTGCGGGGGTGGCACGGGCATCCCCCCCAACTGCTGCCACGGGGTGCAAACCAGGACCCCCCCCCGCCCGCCTGCGGCCTCCCCGCAAGACGGCGGTGAGCAGCACCCCGAGGTGa
- the PPIL1 gene encoding peptidyl-prolyl cis-trans isomerase-like 1 isoform X2 has protein sequence MAAVPPDSWQPPTVSMETTMGPLVLELYWQHAPRTCKNFAELSRRGYYNGTKFHRIIKDFMVQGGDPTGTGAGILAMANAGPDTNGSQFFLTLGPAQWLDGKHSIFGRVCQGMGVLGRLAMVETNSQDRPLDDVKVIKAYPSG, from the exons ATGGCCGCCGTGCCGCCCGACTCCTGGCAGCCGCCCACCGTTTCCATGGAGACCAC GATGGGCCCACTCGTGCTGGAACTGTACTGGCAACATGCTCCCCGTACCTGCAAGAACTTTGCTGAGCTGAGCCGCCGCGGGTACTACAACGGCACCAAGTTCCATCGCATCATCAAGGACTTCATGGTGCAGGGAGGCGATCCCACGGGTACCG gTGCCGGGATCCTGGCAATGGCCAATGCAGGGCCAGACACCAATGGAAGCCAATTTTTCCTGACCCTGGGCCCAGCACAGTGGCTGGATGGGAAGCACAGCATTTTCGGGAGGGTATGCCAAGGAATGGGGGTGCTGGGGCGCCTAGCCATGGTGGAGACCAACTCCCAGGACCGACCCCTCGACGATGTCAAGGTCATCAAGGCGTATCCCTCGGGGTAG